One genomic region from Streptomyces sp. NBC_01304 encodes:
- a CDS encoding helix-turn-helix domain-containing protein yields MPPKRLLTARRVRLGAELRKLREATGMKAREAAALLGADSVQMSQIESGVAGVSADRVRRLAAHYACVDEAFIKALVAMATDRTRGWWEEYREVLPPPFLDLAELEHHATSLQVIATAHVPGLLQTEAYARAVFSYAAPELPASELEPRVAHRMRRRVVVERDRAVEYEAVVHEGVLRTRVDDRRTARAQLEEILRQLERPNVTVRVIPFDVDGFAGANTSMVYAGGVVRQLDTAKRDAPHGGPFLDAESQLARFRTLFRKVESASLDPVRSRDFIHRLAKEL; encoded by the coding sequence ATGCCGCCCAAGAGGCTGCTCACCGCTCGCAGGGTGCGGCTAGGTGCTGAGCTGCGCAAACTGCGCGAGGCAACGGGAATGAAGGCTCGGGAAGCGGCTGCGCTACTAGGCGCCGACTCGGTTCAGATGAGCCAAATCGAATCCGGGGTTGCGGGCGTGAGCGCGGACCGCGTGCGCCGTCTGGCTGCGCATTACGCCTGCGTGGACGAGGCGTTCATCAAGGCGCTGGTGGCCATGGCGACGGATCGCACGCGAGGTTGGTGGGAGGAGTACCGGGAGGTATTGCCGCCGCCCTTCCTGGATCTGGCGGAGCTGGAGCACCACGCCACCTCCCTCCAAGTGATCGCTACCGCGCATGTCCCGGGACTGCTCCAGACCGAGGCCTACGCGAGGGCTGTGTTCTCGTACGCGGCGCCTGAACTGCCTGCGAGCGAGCTGGAGCCCAGAGTTGCGCATCGGATGCGTCGCCGTGTGGTCGTGGAACGGGACCGGGCGGTCGAGTACGAGGCGGTTGTGCACGAGGGTGTGCTGCGTACGCGCGTGGACGATCGCCGTACGGCACGGGCCCAACTGGAGGAGATCCTGCGTCAGTTGGAGCGTCCGAATGTCACGGTCCGGGTCATCCCGTTCGACGTGGATGGCTTCGCCGGGGCCAACACGTCAATGGTGTACGCCGGTGGTGTCGTGCGGCAGTTGGACACCGCCAAACGGGACGCGCCTCACGGAGGCCCCTTCTTGGATGCCGAGTCTCAACTGGCCCGGTTTCGAACGCTCTTCCGTAAGGTGGAGTCGGCGTCGCTCGACCCGGTGCGGTCGCGGGACTTCATCCACCGTTTGGCGAAGGAGCTGTGA
- a CDS encoding ATP-binding protein, protein MPESSPADSWEYTLYIPHDPRAVSVSRRTLRLILAAHGLPHLAEVAELLATELISNAVCHTKGPAALRLRWSRRTLRIGAWDADPTPPTPPETPEADAEQGRGLTLVRTCADGWGWYPLTGDNSESGKYVWCELAGAVA, encoded by the coding sequence ATGCCCGAATCCAGCCCAGCCGACTCCTGGGAGTACACCTTGTACATCCCGCACGACCCCCGCGCGGTCAGCGTCAGTCGCCGCACCCTCCGCCTGATCCTCGCGGCCCACGGCCTCCCACACCTCGCCGAAGTCGCCGAACTCCTCGCAACAGAGCTGATCAGCAACGCCGTATGCCATACGAAGGGCCCGGCGGCCCTACGCCTGCGCTGGTCACGCCGGACCCTCCGCATCGGCGCATGGGACGCGGACCCCACCCCACCAACGCCGCCGGAAACACCGGAGGCCGACGCGGAACAGGGCCGAGGCCTGACCCTCGTCAGAACCTGCGCCGACGGGTGGGGCTGGTACCCCCTGACCGGCGACAACAGCGAGAGCGGCAAGTACGTCTGGTGCGAACTCGCCGGAGCCGTGGCCTGA
- a CDS encoding L,D-transpeptidase family protein — translation MSPDRRRRLAPAAAAAALLCATGLLLGGCAGAEDGGAQAGGPVAPAAAGQGGHAGKAAPDLPVADAAPREIPALGPKTLAQIPDSTHQAVVVTGDAPDSNRGTAQRYVRETAGEGGWRAVGDPWPTRNALKGWTDHHVQGDLKSPIGVFGLTDAGGHEPDPGTELPYDRGPAFVARGTNVEGEPLGDAFDYVVAVNYNRKPGTTPLDWTRPLGASRGGGIWFHVDHGGPTQGCISQAKAQMKELLRWLEPAAKPVVVMGDAGALGR, via the coding sequence GTGAGCCCCGATCGACGTCGACGTCTCGCCCCGGCCGCTGCTGCCGCCGCCCTGCTCTGCGCCACCGGGCTGCTGCTCGGCGGGTGCGCCGGGGCTGAAGACGGCGGGGCCCAGGCCGGCGGGCCCGTCGCCCCGGCCGCCGCCGGACAGGGCGGCCACGCGGGAAAGGCCGCGCCCGACCTGCCGGTCGCCGATGCCGCGCCCCGCGAGATACCCGCGCTCGGCCCCAAGACCCTTGCCCAGATACCGGATTCGACCCACCAGGCCGTAGTCGTCACCGGCGATGCGCCCGACTCGAACCGGGGCACGGCTCAGCGGTACGTACGCGAGACGGCGGGCGAGGGCGGCTGGCGGGCGGTCGGTGATCCCTGGCCCACCCGGAACGCGCTGAAGGGCTGGACCGACCATCACGTCCAGGGCGACCTCAAGTCCCCCATCGGCGTCTTCGGCCTGACCGACGCGGGGGGCCATGAGCCCGATCCCGGGACGGAGTTGCCGTACGACCGGGGCCCCGCCTTCGTCGCACGCGGGACGAACGTCGAGGGCGAGCCGCTCGGGGATGCCTTCGACTACGTCGTCGCCGTCAACTACAACCGCAAGCCCGGGACGACGCCGCTGGACTGGACTCGGCCGCTCGGGGCCTCACGCGGTGGCGGGATCTGGTTCCACGTGGACCATGGCGGGCCCACGCAGGGCTGTATCTCGCAGGCGAAGGCGCAGATGAAGGAGTTGCTGCGGTGGCTGGAGCCGGCGGCGAAGCCTGTTGTGGTGATGGGGGATGCGGGGGCTTTGGGGCGGTGA
- a CDS encoding SigE family RNA polymerase sigma factor: MNPGDEGDFEAFVAARGPRLLRVAWLLTGDAHLAEDLLQTVLARVWPKWHGIAEDHPEAYIRKALVHTHSSWWRRRWRGEVPHGELPDKIGSFDAYAGVDLEQSLASAIRGLPVRQRAVVVLRYFEDLSVEETAATLGCAPGTVKSQSAKALRTLRGVLPAPVEGCHE; this comes from the coding sequence ATGAACCCGGGCGACGAGGGCGACTTCGAGGCGTTCGTCGCCGCGCGCGGGCCGCGCCTCCTCCGCGTCGCCTGGCTGCTCACCGGCGACGCGCACCTCGCCGAGGATCTGCTGCAGACGGTCCTGGCCCGGGTCTGGCCCAAGTGGCACGGGATCGCCGAGGACCATCCGGAGGCGTACATCCGCAAGGCCCTCGTGCACACGCACTCGTCCTGGTGGCGGCGGCGCTGGCGGGGCGAGGTGCCGCACGGCGAACTGCCGGACAAGATCGGCTCGTTCGACGCCTACGCGGGCGTCGACCTGGAGCAGTCCCTGGCCTCGGCGATACGCGGGTTGCCGGTGCGGCAGCGGGCGGTCGTCGTGCTCCGTTACTTCGAGGACCTGAGCGTCGAGGAGACGGCGGCCACGCTGGGCTGCGCGCCCGGCACGGTCAAGAGCCAGTCGGCGAAGGCACTGCGCACGCTGCGCGGCGTGCTGCCCGCACCGGTGGAGGGGTGTCATGAGTGA